The genomic stretch AATCCAGCTGCTGGATGAACTCGCAGCTCTGGATGACCCCGAGTTTCAGCAGTGTCTGTAGAAACAGGATCAGGTTGTAGGGAGCCCAGCTGAGGAAGTACACCACCACGATGGTGAAGATGAGCCGGACCGTCCGGTGGTGCCGTTTGGACCGCGAGCGGAACAGGGTCCTGAGAATCTCCACGTAGCAGAACAGGATGATCCCGACGGAGAGCAGGAAGATGATGTTGTGCTGGTAGACCGAGGCTATGAACCATCTGACTTCCGAATAGTTGCAGCCCGAAGGAAACACCTTGTGGAAGATGGCATCGATGATTGAAGACAGGATGCTGGTCGCCCACACGGCCGCGGTCACCAGCACGCGGCACTGGAGGGTGTGGACGCGCATGGACGAGAGGGGCCTCACCACCGACACGTAGCGGTGGACGGTCATGATGGTCAAGAAGAAGATGCTGCTGTAGAGGCTGATGGAGAAGATCATGTTGAGGAGCTTGCAGAGGAAgtcccccagcacccagccccaGTGGTACCCCAGGATCCACACCGGCAACAAGAAGGAGAAGGCCACGTCTGAGAGGCACAGGTTGAGGATAAAGACGTTGGTGAGGGACTCCAGGCTCTCGAACTTCACCAGGACCCACAACACCAGGCTGTTGCCCACCAGGCTGAGGAGAAACACCAGGAAGTACAGGATGGTGGTGCTGAGGGTGGCAAAGGCGAAGTTCTTGCTCTCACACAGAAAGCTCTGATCGTCATAGTCAAAAGGAGTGGTGGACTCTGGGATGCCTGAGGGCTCCATCTAGACATGGAGAGCATCTGAAATGAAAGAGATGAGGAGTTTCAAGCCACATGGTTAGGCGAGGATCGATAGGACCCACGTTATAAAAAAGTgtggtccaggggcacctgggtggctcagtcagttgagcatctgacttcagctcaggtcatgatctcacggtccatgagttcgagccccgcgtcgggctctgtgctgacagctcagagcctggagcctgcttcggattctgcatctccctctctctctgctcctccccccctcatgctctgtctctctctctctctctctctctctctcaaaaataaataaaacataaaaaagaaaaagtgtggtCCATGGTCCAGCCGCCCATCATGAACTATTTGTAATGAGACTAAGAACTTTTGCCGAAACATGAAGCCACTAAGCAAACTGTATAGTTtggtgggcattttttttttagccaggCTCTCTTGATGGGGGAAGTGGTGCATTCATTCATGTTCATTTACTCTGTCACAAACCCACTTTCTCTTGAAGCCTGGCATTGGAGTAGCACTAAGCTAGACCGGTCTCCCAGTAGGTGTATGAGAAAGAGCAGCGGAACCAGATTCAAAGAACTGAGGTCAAATTTGGGCCCCATTACTGTATTTCTGGGCCAGCTATCTAACCTTCCTGACCCTAaggtcctcatctataaaacagggctAAGGATCCCCACATTGTTCCTTCGTCTATTTACCAAGTGTCTAAGTGAGCATTGACTCTGCCTGCCTGCGttcctcactctgtctctccccctatcccttcctccctccctccctctctccctctttctttctttctttctttctttctttcttcttttctttctttctttcttctttctttctttctttctttcttctttctttctttcttccccctcctctccttccttccataaaTCCTGACGGCAGGATTGTTTCAGGAAGCTTGCTGTCTCTTGGAACAGGTCCAAAAAGAAAGGAGCAAACATCTCCCATGGGAACTCAGGTAGGAAATAATCTCAAGACTCCGATGAACACCGAGACTCTGGGAGACCAAATCGTCACTAACACAGATGTTCTGTGGAAGAAAGTATATGCAGAGTGACCTCTGAGGACCAAAGGAGccatgaggcaaaaaaaaaaaaaaaaaaaagctgactgGTCCAGTTTGCCAAGAAATGGTTTAGTAAAGGATCTTATGGACAGAAGTCTGTCTTGGATGGCTGTGAGTTGAGTAGATCTCTGCACCCCGCCTCCCGTAAGACCCGATCTTATAGCCCTAGAGGCTGGGGAGTACATCCTGGGAGACTCTCAGGAGGAAATGTTTGAGAATAGCTGTGTGTCATAGTCTTGTCTCCAGAGCAGGTCAAGGCCGCTATGCCCCAAGTGTATACTTACGGGGTTCTTTATCATGCCCGTGGCtggacaaaaaagaaagaatggtggtggtggtggtgtggggggggggcttggggggGACTGTGCTCAAGAAGGCTCCAGGTCACAGAGTGGTCACCATGGTGGATTTGTCCAAGATGGCGTCAGGCTGGTTGACGCGGAGGATTAACTCTCAGAGTAGAAAGCCGCCTCACGCGGGAGTCTGGTTTACAGAACTTCCTACAGAGGCAAGCAAGccgaagcaacctaagtatccggTAGGAGGGAAGTCGCTAAGAAACCCGCACGGAGTCACATTGATTCAATCCTCGGCGCTAGTGAGGTTTTGGAAACGGGGAGACTAGAAGGCcgaggagaggaaagggaacgTGACGGAAGAGCCAGAACTCTCGTTGAAAGAGGTGAGTGAAGCTTTGGGGAGGAAGACGGGAGACTGGGCGAAGCGGCTGCCTGCACCACGTAGGGGCCCCCTCAtcacctactaggtgccaggcaccaCGCTGGCACAGGCTACTCGTCTGCTCCCTCCCTGCCGTGACTGTCTGCAAGGCCGtcagaggacactgaggctccgACTGGTGAAATGGCCTTCCCAGTGTTAATAGagccagggagcagggaggagggccgAGCCGGGAGCCAGACCTAGGCTCTCCTGCCTTGTATTTGGAGAAGGAGAATTGGAAAGGTAGCCCGAGTGTCTCACTTACCTAGTTAGGGGCGGGAGGAATAACAAAGGGGGTCTCCAACGTGTCctatttttaatactgttttcttACGGATTTTAAGAGCACTCCTTAGTCTTGTCAACCCGTTGGGCCTTTTCTTTCTCGCCtttgctttaaagtttatttatttaggggggcctgggtgactcagtgggttgattgtctgacatcagctcaggtcacgatctcgtgggttgtgagtttgagccccacgtcagtctccgtgctgacagctcagagcccgcttcggatcctgtgtccccccttctctctgccccttcccagcttgcgctctctgacaaataaataaacactaaagtagaaaaataaaggttatttattttgagagagagagagagagagagagagagagagagaaagagagagggagagagagagagaatcccaagcaggcttcaccctgtcagtgcagagcccgatgcggggctcactctcacaaatggtgagatcatgacctggaccgaaatcgagagttggaagcgtaacccacagagccacccaggcgccccaacccactGTGCTTTTTAGCTTTTCATTCTGTCCgggtcttttcatttttttgacatttagaaAGTAGGAGCTTACATCTGATTGAATACAACAGTACCTGATGACCTGTGACGTGGGGCAGGCCCTGTGACAGATGCTGGATTCTTGGGTGGAAACACGACTAATAAATAGTCTCTGTCTGCAAGAGGCTTGTAGTTCGGAATGACATCAGAAATCGTACAAAAGTCTGGGACCTCCTGTTGTGTGACTAGTTGGACGTGCAGGTAGTTTGGGACAGGAGCCTTGTACGCACCCCTTACGTCGTATAGGTGATCCCCAAGTCTGCTGGTTGGCTCTTGTCTTCCCCTGACCCAGACCCAGTGGAGGCCGACCCATCTTCCTAACATCAGCACCCCAGCTGCATGGTTGGAAATTTCTCCAAATGAAATGGCTTCTCCTGACAAAGGAGGTAGGTACCTTGTCCCTCTTTTAATTTAGTAAAAACAAgtggctttaggggcgcctgggtggcgcagtcggttaagcgtccgacttcagccaggtcacgatctcacggtccgtgagttcgagccccgcgtcgggctctgggctgatggctcggagcctggatcctgtttccgattctgtgtctccctctctctctgcccctcccccattcatgctcgcctctctctgtcccaaaaataaataaacgttgaaaaaaatatattaaaaaaaaataaaaaaccaagtgGCTTTACACACTCTCGGTGTTGTCACATCTCTTGTGACCACCGAAGAAAGCACCGGAGAGATGGGGTGGCTTCCTGCGCTGATGATTTGTGTGGAATCACCGAAGCAGAATAGTCACACGTCTCTCCTTGTAGTGGAGTTCACATTTTCTGCTCAACTGTCCAGAATAAAAGAAGTCCTCGGGCTGGTCTGGGATGACAAGAAGCCAGTGACCAAAGTGCTCAACGTCGGTATCTCCCGCCTCACCTAGTCTTTTCCTGATCTGTGGTCCTGAGTAGTGCAGCTTGAGTGGGCTGGTAAGAGAACTTTCCAGTTCCTGTTCTGCCAGGTTACCAAGTACTGAATTATTTACTATGGTGAAGAGAACACTAAGTGGGTTTCACTTCTCAGTAAAGGCTGACTAAGCTCCAGTGAACTATCTACAAACCctggaacaaaaatgaaaaccgaACCCAGAAACCTTCCTGTGGGCACTGCTGAGCTACCAAAACATGGCAAACATTGGAAGGGACTGGGCATCTGAAAAAGGAGAACGGCTGAATGGTGGGAGTCCCACTTTTAGGGCTTTGGCCTCGGGGCAGGACCCGGTCATGGGGCAGCTGAAATTCCAGTAGCAAAGTCACCATTTTTTGGTCTTGAAAAACCAGAGGGCTGAGTTTAGGACAACCACAGCCACTGGAGAGGAGGCGAGGGGACATCACAGAGAGGCTGTCCTCACTCTCTAGCTGACCTCTGAACCAGGACTGTCCCCTGGGAAAACCGGAGGCGCCGAACTGAAGTGGACTCACTGCCCACGTCAGGGGAGGCCGAGTTTAGAATGTGAGCCGGCCACGTTGATTATGTGCGGAAACCAACAACATATAAAACAATCAAACCTTttcagaagaaggaaacagagtcCGGTCTGCACAGCATAACGTCCACGATGATGAGGCTACAATACCACCTGTGCAGCACAGGGAGAAAAAGCAGAACGTGGCCCCTCCTCAAAAACgtggcgcctcggtggctcagtcggttaagcatctgacttcagctcaggtcatgatctcgcggttcgtgggttcaagccccacatcaggctcgctgctgtcagtgtagagcccgcttcggatcctctgtccccctctctgtgtccctcccctgcttgtgctctccccaaaagaaaataaatgtataaaaaaaagataagaaactgACCCTGAGATGCCCCAGATATTAGAATCTACAGATATGCATGGGAATGCAACTTTTTTCACTGTGCCCCAGACTACAGGGAAATATATCCCTAATGAACGGACAGGTAAATCccagcagagaaggagaaaaaaaaaaaatctatgaaagaaCCAAAAGGAAGTAGAAACCAATAACCATAAGATATCTGGAAGAGCCAGAATAATTTGGAAGGAAAacaacatacttctttttttttttttttaactgttctaatgtttttatttatttttgagataaggagacggggcagggggagggaagagagagagagagggagacacaggatccgaagcaggctccaggctttgagctgtcagcacagaggctgacggacgtgcggctcaaactcatgaaccgtgagatcatgacctgagctgaagtcagacgcttaaaggacggagccacccaggtgccccctaaaggAATATGCTTCTAAAGAGTCTGAGTCAAAGAAGAATTCCCCGGCAAACTGTGAAATATTTGGAACTGAATACTAAGAATAAATGGCACATGTTAAAACTCATGGCACACAACTGAAGCATACTTAGAGACAAATTTATACCTTTCAATGCTTcgggtatggggcgcctgggtggcgcagtcggttaagcgtccgacttcagccaggtcacgatctcgcggtccgtgagttcgagccccgcgtcgggctctgggctgatggctcggagcctggagcctgtttccaattctgtgtctccctctctctctgcccctcccccgttcatgctctgtctctctctgtcccaaaaataaataaacgttgaaaaaaaaaaaattaaaaaaaaaaaaaaaaaaaaaaaaagaaaggaaagaggtctAAAATTAAGGCTCCGAAATCAATGATTCAGAAGCTGGGCggaaaaaaaagggcaaattaaaacccaaagaaagtagaagaaaagaaataaagataaaagaagaaatagagaatcagaagagagaacatgtgcaaaaCCAAAAGTGGTtgcttgaaaaatttttttttgaactatAATAAAATTCTAGCCACATtgagagcagaaagaaaggggacaCAAATTCTGAATAGCAGATTTGAAAGAATGGTTATGGCTGCAGATTATTGCTGTACAGATAGATCTTACCAACTTTAAAtgactaacaaagaaaaaaaaacccaaaaagaataAACGACAAAGAACCATTACGATCAATTTTATGCCAGATTCAACAACTTACATAAAATggacacatttctttaaaaattcaacctACCAAAGCTGGCATGAAGTGACATGGCAAATCCGAAAAGTCCTACCTTTGTGAGACAAATTtaattaactattaaaaaaaaaaaaaaaccttcccacaaagaaaactccagaactacatgatttttttctcatacgttctgtcaaacatttaaggaagaggtaacgCCAATCTTAGACAAACGATCTGAGATACGGGATGGAATATTGCTCAGATCGTTTCATGAGGCCACcgtcaccctgataccaaaaccagacaaaaccagcacaataaagaaaaccacagacccaTATCCCCCAT from Prionailurus viverrinus isolate Anna chromosome A2, UM_Priviv_1.0, whole genome shotgun sequence encodes the following:
- the XCR1 gene encoding chemokine XC receptor 1, which encodes MEPSGIPESTTPFDYDDQSFLCESKNFAFATLSTTILYFLVFLLSLVGNSLVLWVLVKFESLESLTNVFILNLCLSDVAFSFLLPVWILGYHWGWVLGDFLCKLLNMIFSISLYSSIFFLTIMTVHRYVSVVRPLSSMRVHTLQCRVLVTAAVWATSILSSIIDAIFHKVFPSGCNYSEVRWFIASVYQHNIIFLLSVGIILFCYVEILRTLFRSRSKRHHRTVRLIFTIVVVYFLSWAPYNLILFLQTLLKLGVIQSCEFIQQLDYALLICRNVAFSHCCFNPVLYVFVGVKFRRHLKSLLRHFWLCRQQASSIPPHTLGPFNYEGASFF